A window of the Salifodinibacter halophilus genome harbors these coding sequences:
- a CDS encoding ABC transporter ATP-binding protein has product KGESIVGLEPHEVVQRGVSKSFQTASIFPDLTVRENAEIAALASERGAFGFEFLKHRDSLTDVHDVARDTLDSVGLLDRAN; this is encoded by the coding sequence AAAGGCGAGTCCATCGTCGGCCTCGAACCGCATGAGGTGGTCCAGCGAGGCGTCTCGAAGTCGTTCCAGACCGCCTCTATCTTCCCCGACCTGACCGTCCGGGAGAACGCGGAAATCGCGGCGCTGGCGTCCGAACGCGGTGCGTTCGGCTTCGAGTTCCTGAAACACCGCGACAGCCTCACCGACGTCCACGACGTCGCCCGCGACACGCTGGACTCGGTCGGCCTGTTGGACCGTGCGAAC